The following coding sequences lie in one Amycolatopsis cihanbeyliensis genomic window:
- a CDS encoding Lrp/AsnC family transcriptional regulator, which produces MPTKRRRPVLDELDGLLLAELQRDSSRTLRELGEVVGLSPSAVQRRIDRYRTSGLITREVAVLDAGLSATAVLTICLVTLRYESDQHHAEVRGRLLAAPEVQQVYAVSGDYDYVVVLATAGMAEYRDAGRRLFQNAPNIQRYTTLVVFDPIKTSTALPVTIG; this is translated from the coding sequence GTGCCAACCAAACGCAGGCGGCCGGTGCTGGACGAACTGGACGGGCTACTGCTCGCCGAGCTGCAGCGGGACTCGTCCAGGACCTTGCGCGAGCTCGGCGAGGTCGTCGGCCTCTCCCCCAGCGCCGTACAGCGGCGGATCGACCGCTACCGCACCAGCGGCCTGATCACGCGTGAGGTAGCCGTGCTGGACGCCGGCCTGAGCGCCACGGCGGTACTGACGATCTGCCTGGTCACCCTCCGGTACGAGTCCGACCAGCACCATGCCGAGGTGCGCGGCCGGCTGCTCGCCGCCCCCGAGGTGCAGCAGGTGTACGCGGTGTCCGGTGACTACGACTACGTGGTGGTGCTGGCGACGGCCGGGATGGCCGAGTACCGGGACGCGGGCAGGCGGCTGTTCCAGAACGCGCCGAACATCCAGCGGTACACCACCCTGGTCGTGTTCGACCCGATCAAGACCTCAACCGCGCTCCCGGTCACCATCGGGTGA
- the fahA gene encoding fumarylacetoacetase — translation MSETWLSIPAESGFGVRNLPYGVFSPPESSPRVGVRIGDHVLDLAAALGDPVFARPNLNEFMATGQACWRRVRAEVTELLTDEAHRGTVEPALYPLDEVELHLPYAVADYVDFYASEHHASNIGRMFRPDAAPLLPNWKHLPVGYHGRAGTVVVSGTPIVRPNGQRKPPAEDTPSFGPSRRLDIEAEVGFVVGTPSPLGTSVPPTDFARHVFGVCLVNDWSARDIQAWEYVPLGPFLGKSFATSVSPWVVPLDALDAARVPTPVQDPEPLPYLRETDPWGLDLSMTVELNGRPIAHPPFSSMYWSPAQMLAHLTVNGASLRSGDLYASGTVSGPEREQRGSLIELSWNGAEPVELDGGDHRSFLADGDTVTIRATAPGDGCTISFGEVTGTIHPAS, via the coding sequence GTGAGCGAAACCTGGTTGAGCATCCCGGCCGAGTCCGGGTTCGGGGTGCGGAACCTGCCCTACGGTGTGTTCTCGCCACCGGAATCCTCGCCCAGGGTGGGCGTGCGCATCGGCGACCACGTGCTCGACCTCGCCGCGGCGCTGGGCGACCCGGTGTTCGCCCGGCCCAACCTGAACGAGTTCATGGCCACCGGCCAGGCCTGCTGGCGGCGGGTGCGTGCCGAGGTCACCGAGTTGCTCACCGACGAGGCGCACCGGGGCACGGTGGAACCGGCGCTGTACCCGCTCGACGAGGTGGAGCTGCACCTGCCCTACGCCGTCGCCGACTACGTGGACTTCTACGCCAGCGAGCACCACGCGAGCAACATCGGGCGCATGTTCCGCCCGGACGCGGCGCCGCTGCTGCCCAACTGGAAGCACCTCCCGGTCGGCTACCACGGCCGGGCCGGCACCGTCGTGGTCTCCGGCACCCCGATCGTCCGCCCGAACGGTCAGCGCAAGCCGCCCGCCGAGGACACCCCGAGTTTCGGCCCCTCCCGCCGGCTGGACATCGAGGCCGAGGTCGGCTTCGTCGTCGGCACCCCGAGCCCGCTCGGGACGTCGGTGCCGCCGACCGACTTCGCCCGGCACGTCTTCGGCGTATGCCTGGTCAACGACTGGTCCGCCAGGGACATCCAGGCGTGGGAGTACGTCCCGCTCGGGCCCTTCCTCGGCAAGTCGTTCGCGACCTCGGTGTCCCCGTGGGTCGTCCCGCTCGACGCGCTGGACGCGGCCAGGGTGCCCACGCCCGTCCAGGACCCGGAGCCGCTGCCCTACCTGCGCGAGACCGACCCGTGGGGGCTGGACCTCAGCATGACCGTCGAACTGAACGGCAGGCCGATCGCGCACCCGCCGTTCTCCTCGATGTACTGGTCGCCCGCGCAGATGCTGGCCCACCTGACGGTCAACGGCGCGAGCCTGCGCTCCGGGGATCTGTATGCCTCCGGCACGGTGTCCGGCCCGGAGCGCGAGCAGCGCGGCTCGCTGATCGAGCTGTCCTGGAACGGTGCCGAACCGGTCGAGCTGGACGGCGGCGACCACCGTTCCTTCCTCGCGGACGGGGACACCGTCACCATCCGTGCGACCGCGCCCGGCGACGGCTGCACCATCTCCTTCGGCGAGGTCACCGGCACCATCCACCCCGCATCCTGA
- the soxR gene encoding redox-sensitive transcriptional activator SoxR: METPKWNQAELTVGQLATRSGVAVSALHFYERQGLISSRRTAGNQRRYRRDMLRRVALIRIAQRVGIPLADIRDALDELPDGRTPGRRDWEQLSQRWRAELDQRIHRLQQLRDEFSDCIGCGCLSIDRCRLANPHDALGDRGAGPRRLIES; the protein is encoded by the coding sequence ATGGAAACGCCGAAGTGGAACCAGGCCGAGCTCACCGTGGGGCAACTCGCTACGCGCAGTGGCGTCGCGGTGTCAGCCTTGCACTTCTACGAACGGCAGGGCCTGATCAGCAGTAGGCGTACGGCCGGGAATCAGCGACGCTACCGGCGGGACATGCTGCGCAGGGTGGCGTTGATCCGGATCGCGCAGCGGGTGGGCATCCCGCTCGCCGACATCCGGGACGCGCTGGACGAGTTGCCGGACGGCCGGACGCCGGGCAGGCGGGACTGGGAGCAGCTCTCCCAGCGCTGGCGGGCCGAGCTCGACCAGCGGATTCACCGGCTCCAGCAGCTACGGGACGAGTTCAGCGACTGCATCGGCTGCGGCTGCCTCTCGATCGACCGCTGCCGGCTGGCCAACCCGCACGACGCACTCGGCGACCGCGGCGCGGGGCCGCGGCGGCTGATCGAGTCCTGA
- a CDS encoding adenylate/guanylate cyclase domain-containing protein: MIAVDRGRGAWRDRLRRTGGGARSLVGRVDASPPLLALLRRLRRRLPGDARYGDPLSVAGPDPVDRIGARLASVAAEQPSALRELGLTALQVWQAGGYPRELPPAEVAVVFTDLAGFSDWTLRAGDDTAVELLRRVGAVAEPLITARGRIVKRLGDGLMAVFHDPEAAVAAALAARDAVDAVVVDGHRLRLRAGVHVGVPRRLGPDYFGQDVNIAARVTAAAGPGEVLVSTSAVRRLNDPRFRLRRRLWFRAKGVPDHVKLYAVTSPDGDRERG, from the coding sequence ATGATCGCGGTGGACCGGGGCCGTGGTGCCTGGCGTGACCGGCTGCGACGCACCGGCGGCGGCGCGCGCTCGCTGGTCGGGCGGGTGGACGCCAGCCCGCCGCTGCTCGCCCTGCTGCGACGGCTGCGCCGCAGGCTGCCGGGGGACGCCCGGTACGGCGACCCGCTGTCGGTCGCCGGCCCCGATCCGGTCGACCGGATCGGCGCACGGCTGGCCTCGGTGGCGGCCGAGCAGCCGAGCGCGCTGCGCGAGCTCGGCCTGACCGCGCTGCAGGTGTGGCAGGCCGGTGGGTACCCGCGGGAGCTGCCCCCGGCCGAGGTCGCGGTGGTGTTCACCGACCTGGCGGGTTTCTCCGACTGGACGCTGCGCGCGGGCGACGACACGGCCGTGGAGTTGCTGCGCAGGGTCGGCGCCGTGGCCGAGCCGCTGATCACCGCGCGGGGGCGGATCGTCAAGCGGCTCGGCGACGGGCTGATGGCCGTGTTCCACGACCCGGAGGCCGCCGTGGCCGCGGCGCTGGCGGCGCGGGACGCGGTGGACGCCGTGGTGGTGGACGGCCACCGCCTGCGCCTGCGGGCCGGGGTGCACGTCGGTGTCCCGCGCCGGCTCGGCCCGGACTACTTCGGCCAGGACGTGAACATCGCCGCGCGGGTCACCGCGGCCGCGGGGCCCGGCGAGGTGCTGGTTTCCACCTCGGCGGTGCGGCGGCTGAACGATCCGCGATTCCGGCTGCGCCGGCGGTTGTGGTTCCGGGCCAAGGGGGTCCCGGACCACGTGAAGCTGTACGCGGTGACCTCACCCGATGGTGACCGGGAGCGCGGTTGA
- the idi gene encoding isopentenyl-diphosphate Delta-isomerase — protein sequence MNEERVVLVDEGGRYAGTAAKAAVHTADTPLHLAFSCYVFDPAGRLLVTQRAHGKRTWPGVWTNSCCGHPGPAEELPEAVRRRLSEELGLTVDRLDLVLPDFRYRAVMDNGVVENELCPVFRATTAGGAGEPDPAEVADTRWAVWDTFAADVLSGQAEVSPWCRWQVEELDRLGSDPESWPVAGEHELPPAARHR from the coding sequence GTGAACGAGGAACGAGTGGTACTGGTGGACGAGGGGGGCCGGTACGCGGGCACCGCGGCCAAGGCGGCCGTGCACACCGCGGACACCCCGCTGCATCTCGCCTTCTCCTGCTATGTCTTCGACCCGGCGGGCCGGTTGCTGGTGACGCAGCGGGCGCACGGCAAGCGCACCTGGCCCGGGGTGTGGACCAACAGCTGCTGCGGGCACCCTGGTCCCGCCGAGGAACTACCCGAGGCCGTGCGCAGGCGGCTGTCCGAGGAGCTCGGTCTCACCGTGGACCGGCTCGACCTGGTCCTGCCCGACTTTCGTTACCGGGCCGTGATGGACAACGGTGTGGTGGAGAACGAGCTGTGCCCGGTCTTCCGTGCCACCACGGCGGGTGGGGCCGGCGAGCCCGATCCGGCCGAGGTGGCGGACACCCGGTGGGCGGTATGGGACACCTTCGCCGCCGATGTGCTGAGTGGGCAGGCCGAGGTCTCGCCATGGTGCCGGTGGCAGGTCGAGGAGCTGGACCGGCTGGGTTCGGACCCGGAGTCCTGGCCGGTCGCCGGGGAGCACGAGTTGCCACCGGCCGCGCGCCACCGCTAA
- a CDS encoding FAD-dependent monooxygenase, with translation MGPVAGLSAVQPNARVAVLGAGPVGQTTALLLARWGVPTVVLDQRPERDLVGSRAICQQRDVLDIWDAVGAGERIAAEGVTWLTARTFYRDRELFAYDLPDPGRSPFPPFVNLSQARTEEILDERIAAEPLIELRWDHRVTGITQDSGGVRLDCATAGGRRTVTADYAVACAGARAEDLRRMLGVSFPGQSFDDLFLICDIRADLPGFATERRFHFDPSWNPGRQVLIHPCPGSSYRIDWQVPPGYDLAAEEAAGALDRRIRTVIGERDYHVLWRSVYRFHERLADRMRVGRVLLAGDCAHLVAPFGARGLNSGVQDAENAAWKLAFVLSGRAGEELLESYHTERHAAAVENIDVTSSTMRFLVPGDEADRARRESILDSAVGDPAVRSEVDSGRLAEPFWYAGSPLTTPSTARPCTGRPARGTAPVVAPGVLVPDVAVSVDGAPSRLRSLARDGFLLLAAGGTAAAAAAAVPARGTPTRVLRIEEIDAAGELAAALSPAPGEVWVLRPDAHIAAVLAEPTTEEIATALRRCLGRGPGPL, from the coding sequence GTGGGCCCAGTTGCAGGGCTGAGCGCCGTGCAGCCGAACGCGCGCGTGGCCGTGCTGGGCGCGGGGCCGGTCGGGCAGACCACCGCGTTGCTGCTGGCCCGCTGGGGCGTACCCACGGTGGTGCTGGACCAGCGCCCGGAGCGGGATCTGGTCGGTTCGCGGGCGATCTGCCAGCAGCGGGACGTGCTGGACATCTGGGACGCGGTCGGCGCGGGGGAGCGGATCGCGGCCGAGGGCGTCACCTGGCTGACCGCCCGCACGTTCTACCGGGACCGCGAGCTCTTCGCCTACGACCTTCCCGATCCCGGTCGCTCGCCCTTCCCGCCGTTCGTCAATCTCTCGCAGGCCCGCACCGAGGAGATCCTGGACGAGCGCATCGCCGCTGAACCACTGATCGAACTGCGCTGGGACCACCGGGTCACCGGGATCACCCAGGACTCCGGCGGGGTACGGCTGGACTGCGCGACCGCGGGCGGCCGGCGGACGGTCACGGCGGACTACGCGGTGGCCTGTGCCGGCGCCCGCGCCGAGGACCTCCGCCGGATGCTGGGGGTGTCCTTTCCCGGGCAGTCCTTCGACGACCTGTTCCTGATCTGCGACATCCGCGCCGACCTTCCGGGGTTCGCGACCGAGCGGCGGTTCCACTTCGACCCGAGCTGGAACCCCGGCCGCCAGGTGCTGATCCACCCCTGTCCCGGCTCCAGCTACCGGATCGACTGGCAGGTTCCGCCCGGCTACGACCTGGCGGCCGAGGAGGCGGCAGGCGCGCTGGACCGCAGGATCCGTACCGTGATCGGCGAGCGCGACTACCACGTGCTGTGGCGGTCGGTGTACCGCTTCCACGAGCGGCTGGCCGATCGGATGCGGGTCGGCAGGGTGCTGCTGGCCGGGGACTGCGCGCACCTGGTGGCGCCGTTCGGGGCGCGCGGGCTCAACTCCGGTGTGCAGGACGCGGAGAACGCCGCGTGGAAGCTGGCGTTCGTGCTGTCCGGCCGGGCGGGGGAGGAACTGCTGGAGAGCTACCACACCGAGCGGCACGCGGCCGCGGTGGAGAACATCGACGTCACCAGCAGCACCATGCGGTTCCTCGTCCCCGGCGACGAGGCCGATCGCGCCCGCCGGGAGTCCATACTGGACAGCGCGGTCGGCGACCCCGCAGTGAGGTCCGAAGTGGACTCGGGAAGGCTCGCCGAACCGTTCTGGTACGCGGGATCACCGCTCACCACCCCATCGACGGCTCGGCCGTGTACCGGGCGGCCGGCACGGGGCACGGCCCCCGTGGTGGCACCGGGAGTGCTCGTCCCGGACGTGGCGGTGTCCGTGGACGGGGCACCTTCGCGACTGCGAAGCCTGGCCCGCGACGGTTTTCTGCTGCTGGCCGCCGGAGGCACCGCGGCGGCCGCGGCCGCCGCGGTGCCCGCGCGCGGCACGCCGACGCGCGTGCTGCGGATCGAGGAGATCGACGCCGCGGGCGAGCTGGCGGCGGCGCTGTCCCCGGCACCCGGCGAGGTCTGGGTACTGCGCCCGGACGCCCATATCGCCGCGGTACTGGCGGAACCGACCACCGAGGAGATCGCGACCGCCCTGCGCCGTTGCCTCGGGCGCGGTCCGGGACCGTTGTGA